A region of the Peredibacter starrii genome:
AACGAACTTCCCCACGATAAACTCCCTATGATAGTTTATTGCCACCACGGGGTGAGAAGCCTTTACGCGACTCAGTTTCTCAAGTTTCACGGCTACGACGCCCTTTCTTTAAGGGGCGGCATTGATGCCTGGTCTATTGAGATTGACCCGAACGTCCCTCGCTATTAAACTAGGATTCAGGAGATTTTTATGATCAATAAAACTATGGGCACTATTCTTGTTGGCACAGCTATCGTTCTTGCTGCCGCATTTGTTATCGCAGTTCCTTTCAATCTATTTATGTAATTCGTAAGGCCCTTTCCGGGCCTTATTGTAAGTCCTTCAGCGCCTGGCTATTGTCTTTTTTCAATTCCACATGACTCACAACTTTTGATACTCCCGGTACATTGTTCGCGATGTTTTCTATCTCTCTCAGTTCCGGCATGTCTTCCACGATTCCTTCCAGATGAACCACACTGCCCTTCACCATTACAATAAGACTGCCGATATCCACCTGCGGACTTCTTCTTAAAGCTTCAATCACAGCATCTTCTGTGAGAGTCACTCCGACTTGAGCCCCTTGATTGGAAAGATCAGAACGCCCGTGCAAATTCTGTCCGGTACTCTGAAATCCTTTCTCGGCTTCTTCCATGGTATCCGCAAATTCTTTCTGCGTTTCGTACTCTTCGGAGTTGAGCCAGGTTTTACCCCCACGCTCTTTTCCACTGACTCCAGGTTCCTTATTGGGTTCCATAAATCCTCCTAAGCGGCTTTTTTATTTTCGGCTCTGGTGTGAGCGGCCTTCACAGCTGAACGATGTCTCGCGGCCGCACCTCGTTTGGCCTGAGCACGTTTTGCTTGCAGAGAAAGAAGTTTATGACTGACAGTGTTTTTAGATTCTTTTTTCTGTCGTTCTTCACCGGCCTTTGAACGAGTGCGAGAAGTTTTATGTTCCGCAATTCTTCCAGCATGAGATGATTTTTTTCCTTCTTTATCTGGAATATTCACTCCTGCTTTTCGAGCTTTTGATAATCCGATCGCAATCGCTTGCTTCGTATTTCTGGCGCCGGTTTTTCCCTCTCGAATCCGATCAATTTCATCTTTTACGAATTCGCCCGCTTGTGTCGAAGCAGACTTTCCTTCTCTCTTATCTTTTTGTGCACGCTTAATAGTTTTTCTTTCAGGCATAAGACACTCCTATGTTAATCCCATGCTAAACCTCCTTTTAAGTGAAGAAGACTTTATTTTATATAAAGAGAAGTGAAGCTTTTTACTTTCGCCAGCGGAAGTGATTTTTTTAACCGCTTGACATGTCCGTACATTTTACGTAAATTGTTTTACATGAGACTAAAACATCTTGCAAATAAAATTTTACTGAGTGATACAAAAAAGTTGGCCGGGGCCGAAAGAGAAGTAACAGTTAAGTTGCTTCATCACTTAAAAGAGATTGATAAAAGGAAGCTCTATTGTGATTTGAAGTATTCCTCTTTGTTTGCATATTGCGTGCATGAGCTAGGCTATTCAGAAGGCGCGGCCCAGAGGCGAATTGTGGCCGCTCGTGCAATTGCTGAAATGCCAGAAATTGAAAAGAAAATCGAAGATGGAAGTTTGAATCTCACAAATATTTCGCTAGTGAATCAATTTATAGAAGACCCAAAACAAAAGCGTGAGGTTTTTAAAGAGATCGAAAATCTAACCAAAACCGAGTGTGAGAAGAAGTTGTTTGAAATAACGGGTAAAGAAGAAAAGCCAAAAGATAAAAAGAAGCGCATTTCAAAAGATAAGGTTCAAGTCGCCATTGTTTTATCTGATGAAACGATGACACTAGTTGATCAGTTGAAAAATCTTTTAGGAAAAGACCTCGAGATGGATCAGTTGGTTCAATTCATGGCGAAGAAGGCCATTGAAGCCGTCGAAAAAACGAAGTTTAAACAAACTAAACCTCGCCAAACACTTTCGCCAGCGAAAGTGGGAAGAGCGATTCCAGCTTCCGTGAAGCGCGATGTATACGCCCGAGATAAGAAATGCACCAATTGCGGAACAACTCATAATCTCAATTATGATCATATCCTCCCCTATGCCATGGGAGGACCAAGTAGTCGGGAAAATTTAAGGCTGTTGTGTTTTCAGTGTAATCAGAGAGGAAGGATGAAGGCGGGACTCAGGGCCCCGCCTCCGAGATAATTAGAAAATATCGTCGATTTTGTTAAGGAGCTTCTCAGCTTTTCTTTTCTCAAGAATGTTTTCAGGAGTGATTTCTACTGGACCATTTGGTGCAGCGATCACTTCCATAAGTTGTTTCTTGAATTCTTTTTTGTCGTCCTCTTCTACACAGTAGAGTTCGGCATAAAGAACTTTTGTACCAAGATACTCTGGAGACATCTCCATGGCCTTTTTGAAGTTTTGTTTACTTTTTTTCATGTCGCCACCGGCGATACGAGGTGCAACAGCATAGAAACCGCCCCAGTAACGAGGAACGGCGCCATAGTAGAAATTAGGGCGAAGGGATTCAACTTTCTTGATCATTGTGATGATTTGGTCTTTGTACTTAAGTGAAGACATCACGCCGTTAAGTTTTGACCATTTTCCACGAGAAGCGGCCGTCCAAAAAGTGATGGGCACTTCGCGGTCAGAAAGTTTTTCAATGGCACCTTTGATGTCATCTTTAGCGCGTTTTTTGAATTCAGGGTTTGTTGCCATCCCTCTTTCGCCGTATTCGATGGCCTTCTCAAAATTTTTCATTTTGAGATCTTTGTTATCAAGGTGAAGCTCAGCGAGTGTGAAGTAACCGCGAGCAAGATATGTAAGGAGTTCAATGTTTTCTGGATCAGCGGCAAGTGCTTGTTCAAATTTTGAAAGTGATTCTTCAAGGCTTTCTTGAACATCACGCTTCTGCCACAAACGAAGGGCCTCGGCCTTCATGAGATTGCCTTCAGCAGAAGTCAGATCTTTTTTAGGGGCTTCGGCTAGAGCGAAGTTACAAAGGAAAAAGGTAGCGAGTAACATTTTAAGCATAGTTATCCTTTTGAAAAACTTATGCTTAAAGTCTACATATTTCCGAAGCGCGCGGAAAGACCTAGTGTGTATTGAACATCGTACTCATTTTCGGCATTGCGGATCATAGTAGCACCCGCATTGAGACCCAGTAATGAACTGAAGGCCAGTTGAAGACCGGCACCGGCGTATGGATCAACTCTCAGAGGGTTATCATGGGTCTCAGAAACTCCAGCAGTTGTGACCTTCGTTTCTCCCTGTGAAGCACGTCCACCTGCGCGGAAATAAACTCCGATAAACTTCCCCATAGGAAGTGTGGAGCGAAAACCTAAACTCAGTCGTTGAATGGAATCTTCGACCTTCTGATCGTCTGCCGGATAGTCTTTGCGAGACATGGCCTGAGTGTATTCAGCTTCGCCCGAGAAGGCCGTGATCCCATAAAGTACTCTTGCTCCATAAGTGGCACGAGTCACATAGCGAGCGGGCTCTGGATATCTGACTAAAGTTGTCTCTACTCCGTAGAGCGGCTCAAACGTCAACCGAGATTCGGCAGCATGGGCCTCATAGAGAAATAATGCGAGAACGAGAATCAGGAATTGTTTGATTGAAGTCATAGATGATATTCTAAGCCCGGGATGAAAAATATGAAAGTCATGGTCTTAAATGCCCAGGATCTATTTCTCTTTATGGACAAGCACGATCATTCTGCGAGTCCAGTCACCGAGCTGACGGAAATTAAATGGCAGCTCATGAGTTCTAGCCTGTTCTCGAATAAGTCCAAAGAAAAATGCTTAATGCTCGCTAACGCCATCAAGGATGCGGAAGCAGATATTGTGATGGTCACGGAAGTTGGTGGCCCGGAGTCGCTTAGTAATTTTGCGAAGTATGTTCTGAACGACGAGTATCTCGCTTTAAGTCTCCCTTCTAATTCTGATCGCGGAATTGATTTGGGTTATTTGATTAAGAAGAGTCTCGCTTACAAAGTCGACATTCATACTCACATTGATTATCCCCTACCACTTCCGGCGAAACGTTTTTCACGAGATGTTCTTCGACTCGATTTAAAGGCGAACGATAAAGTTCAGATGATTCTTCTTCTTGTTCATATCAAATCCAAACTCGATATGAGTAAAACGGATTTTGAAGGACGCTCTCGTCGCGTGCTGGAAGTAAAAGGTCTTTTAGAGATTTATAAAAATCTTGAACATCTTCATCCTGACATTCCAATTCTGATTGGCGGTGACTTCAATGGTCACGCGGGGGAAGAAAATACAGAGGAAGAGTTTAAGGCGATCTACGAAATGACCACCTTAAAGGACATTGCGTTCCTGGCCAATATTCCTCCTGAAGAGCGCTTTAGTTATGTATATTTTAATCGTGGTGGAAATCGTTTCGAACAACAGATTGATTACCTGTTTATTTCCGACAAGTTTAAGCATCTAATTGAAACTACCGAGTGTTATTTCCCTCGTTATAAGCACTTAAGTGGTGCCCCGCTTCCGATTCCTAAACGCATGGAACATAAGAATACACTACCTTCGGACCATTATCCTTTTCTCGCGACCTTAAGATTGAACCCATAGCGAAAAACGAAAATCTGGCCTTTTTAAGGTCTTATGCTATTTTACCGAAAAGATTAATAAGGCACTTAACCAACTTAACAAGAGGTACCATGGCCCACGATAAAAAAGAGCCCAAAGAAAACATTCGTATTGATATCACTGATGGCTTCGCTGTAGAGCGCGCCCTTAAAAAATTCAAGCGACTTTGTGATGCTTATGGAATCGTGAAAGAATACCGCGCTCGCGAGTATTACATGAAGCCTTCAGTTAAGCGTGTAGAGAAAATGGAAGCGGCTGAAAAACGTCGTAAGAAAACAAATTCAAAATCGGGCCGCGGCTCAAGAAAGATCTAATAAAAGAAGCTCCGAAAGGAGCTTTTTTTTTGCCTAAAACAAAAAGGCCCCCGAAGAATCCATCCCTCGGAGGCCAAAACAGTGGTCCTTCCTTAGACCTTATATTCCTAATTATCTCATTCTTAGAATTGCTTTCTTCTGGTGAAGTTTATAGATCATGTTATCAAGTGCAGACTTCTGAGAAGCTGAACCTGATTGAGAACGATAATCAAGTCTTAATGAGCTACGAGCTTGCTCAGCTTGGATAGCAAAAGTTGAAGCTTGAGAAGGCATTAGTTGTCCAAGGTTTACGATTTTCGAAACATCAGCAACTACTGCGATACCACTCTTACCAGCACCTGCACCAGTGAAGATACCTGCTGTACCTACTACGTTTCCTGAATTAACAACTGGAAAGAAGTTAAGACCAGGAAGTGATGCTCCGATTGAATCGAAGGCCGAGATTGGAACCGCAACACCAATGGCAGTCACAGTCTCTGAAAGAGTTAGATAAACTTTTGCACCATTACCAATGTTAATGGCGATAGTTGGGTTATTAGCAATCATTGGAATCATATTTCCGTTAGGAAGAGTCGCTTGAGTCATATTTACGTCAGCAACTTCAGTTAGATTCACAGAAACTTTAAGTTGGTTCTGACCTGAGAAACCAGAGATCAATTCCAATTGACCGATCTGAGTTTGTCCACGTGGATGAAGAATAGGAAGAGAAACAGAAGCGAAGCTCATTGCACCGAGATTCAGGTCAGCAGCAAACGACATCCAGACATCATTGTCTCGAGTTGTTGTTTCTACTTTTACACCGGAAAGAACATTGGAAGGAGCATTACCGCAGGAAACGACGAAGATCGACAGCACCACTAGCGTGATAAAACGTACTACTGAATTTTTCATGAGATCTACCCAAACGAGACTTAGTCTCTTAGATGATATCAGCCCGGCTCTTCAACAAACGTCCAACTTGAAATATACGTGCAACCGCAGGATTAATATCGGAATAATTCGCTGCGTAATACTAGCCGGACTCTGAATTTTTTACAAGCAAAAAGTTGAGTGGACAGATCAGGCGGGCCTAAGGCATGCTCCTAACTATATGAAAGCAATCAATTTTTACTTCGATTTTTTGTCTCCGTTTAGCTACTTTGCCTGGCATAACATGCAGACCCTGGCAAAAGAATTGAACCTAGAAGTGCACTACAAACCAGTGGCCTTGGGCCCTCTTTTGAATCACTGGCAGATCAAAGGCCCAGGTGAGATCACTCCTAAGCGCGAGTTTCTTTTAAAGCAGTGCCTTCGATATGCTGCGAAGTTGGGTCTTCCCTTCACCACTCCTAAAACTCATCCTTTTAATTCACTCTATGCTCTACGCTTAAGCCTAAGGGGCGTGGCGGGACAGGATCAAGCACGAGTGATAGAAGCTCTATGGAAGGCAGGCTGGCAAACTCGTATTGATATGGGTGAGCCGGATGAACTTTTAAATGCTCTTCGTGAAGCTGGTCTTCCAGCGGACGAGCTCTACGAGAAGAGTTTTACCAAGGAAGCCAAGGTCGAACTTAAAGCGAACATTAATGAGGCCATTAGCTTCGGAGCCTTCGGGGTTCCAAGCTTCGTTGTAGGCGATGAACTCTTCTGGGGTAATGACGCTCTTGAGGACATACGTGATTACGTTCAGGGACAAGACCCACTTGATCGCGAAAAATTCGCAAGCCTTCTGGCAGAAACACCAAGAGCGGCGGCGCAAGCACTATGAAAAAACTGATTCTTCTAACACTGATGACTTTTTCGGCCCACGCGGTTGAATTGAAGTTCATAGGCCCATGTGATGAAGATTTCATCATGAAAACAGAAGTGACGGAAGATTTCCCGAACGTGGGCGAACTCACGATCGCTACCCTTGCTAAATTCAACATTCCATTTAAAGGATCGAGCGAGGGTCTCGCTTCCGCCTTTGAAACACCCACAGGTGCGGCCGCGATCGAGAAAATTTCAGAAGTTGAGTACCGCGCTTACGGCTGGTGCTTCTCAGTCGACGGAGAAGCTCCCGATTTATACCCTCATCAAGTGCAGGTTACCCCTCTCTCCAAAGAAATAACTTGGACTTTTGGTTTTGCCCGCTACTATAAAGGGGAATGGATCACTCAATGTACGCCGGCCTTTACAGTCAAACCGGCCTTCCTATGCGAGGACAAACCGTAGTGATCCGGTAAGGATAATATGGCCCGTGCCCAGACCAACAAAATTGACCTACTCACTGATCACCTCATCAAAATTATTTCAGAAACAAACGGTATTACTCTCACAGACACGCTGGAACTGGCGGTGATGGGTGATTCCAAGGATGACAATGCTCTGGTGAAGAAGTCTCTCCAAGAGTTTCGTCGCCTGATTAACGATTTCAAAACCGATGAAGTGGAAATCAAAACCCTGCTTAACCACCCTGTGGCCTCTGCTCTCTTTAACTTCTTTAAGCGTTTTCCGAAACCTTATATCGAAGAGCATATTCACCTGACAGGTTCATTAAGTGCAGAGTTTATTCATCCACACCTGATGAAACTTCTTAAAGGCCCTAATAAGCAGGTCTACTTCGACATTATTAACAAAGTATATGGCGAAGGCACGGCCGAAAAGATTGAAACAATTGAGGACGTGGATAATCTGGTTCGTCTCAAAGAAGATGAATATTTTGATCGCTACTTAAAAATTCTTCTCTTACCAAAACTTATTCTGACCACCAAAGAGATGCATGCCGAAGCCGCTTACCACATGGCCTCAGAGCTGTATCATAAGTTCAATGTGGGGATGATTCGACTGAAGTTCACCCTCTCTCG
Encoded here:
- a CDS encoding endonuclease/exonuclease/phosphatase family protein, giving the protein MKVMVLNAQDLFLFMDKHDHSASPVTELTEIKWQLMSSSLFSNKSKEKCLMLANAIKDAEADIVMVTEVGGPESLSNFAKYVLNDEYLALSLPSNSDRGIDLGYLIKKSLAYKVDIHTHIDYPLPLPAKRFSRDVLRLDLKANDKVQMILLLVHIKSKLDMSKTDFEGRSRRVLEVKGLLEIYKNLEHLHPDIPILIGGDFNGHAGEENTEEEFKAIYEMTTLKDIAFLANIPPEERFSYVYFNRGGNRFEQQIDYLFISDKFKHLIETTECYFPRYKHLSGAPLPIPKRMEHKNTLPSDHYPFLATLRLNP
- the rpsU gene encoding 30S ribosomal protein S21; protein product: MAHDKKEPKENIRIDITDGFAVERALKKFKRLCDAYGIVKEYRAREYYMKPSVKRVEKMEAAEKRRKKTNSKSGRGSRKI
- a CDS encoding BON domain-containing protein, with the translated sequence MEPNKEPGVSGKERGGKTWLNSEEYETQKEFADTMEEAEKGFQSTGQNLHGRSDLSNQGAQVGVTLTEDAVIEALRRSPQVDIGSLIVMVKGSVVHLEGIVEDMPELREIENIANNVPGVSKVVSHVELKKDNSQALKDLQ
- a CDS encoding HNH endonuclease; translation: MRLKHLANKILLSDTKKLAGAEREVTVKLLHHLKEIDKRKLYCDLKYSSLFAYCVHELGYSEGAAQRRIVAARAIAEMPEIEKKIEDGSLNLTNISLVNQFIEDPKQKREVFKEIENLTKTECEKKLFEITGKEEKPKDKKKRISKDKVQVAIVLSDETMTLVDQLKNLLGKDLEMDQLVQFMAKKAIEAVEKTKFKQTKPRQTLSPAKVGRAIPASVKRDVYARDKKCTNCGTTHNLNYDHILPYAMGGPSSRENLRLLCFQCNQRGRMKAGLRAPPPR
- a CDS encoding rhodanese-like domain-containing protein; the protein is MEIDNKKISKWIADKKEFHLLDVRRDDEREICNLGGFHIPLHELETRFNELPHDKLPMIVYCHHGVRSLYATQFLKFHGYDALSLRGGIDAWSIEIDPNVPRY
- a CDS encoding 2-hydroxychromene-2-carboxylate isomerase, producing MKAINFYFDFLSPFSYFAWHNMQTLAKELNLEVHYKPVALGPLLNHWQIKGPGEITPKREFLLKQCLRYAAKLGLPFTTPKTHPFNSLYALRLSLRGVAGQDQARVIEALWKAGWQTRIDMGEPDELLNALREAGLPADELYEKSFTKEAKVELKANINEAISFGAFGVPSFVVGDELFWGNDALEDIRDYVQGQDPLDREKFASLLAETPRAAAQAL
- a CDS encoding DUF6496 domain-containing protein; protein product: MPERKTIKRAQKDKREGKSASTQAGEFVKDEIDRIREGKTGARNTKQAIAIGLSKARKAGVNIPDKEGKKSSHAGRIAEHKTSRTRSKAGEERQKKESKNTVSHKLLSLQAKRAQAKRGAAARHRSAVKAAHTRAENKKAA
- a CDS encoding TRAP transporter TatT component family protein, which codes for MLKMLLATFFLCNFALAEAPKKDLTSAEGNLMKAEALRLWQKRDVQESLEESLSKFEQALAADPENIELLTYLARGYFTLAELHLDNKDLKMKNFEKAIEYGERGMATNPEFKKRAKDDIKGAIEKLSDREVPITFWTAASRGKWSKLNGVMSSLKYKDQIITMIKKVESLRPNFYYGAVPRYWGGFYAVAPRIAGGDMKKSKQNFKKAMEMSPEYLGTKVLYAELYCVEEDDKKEFKKQLMEVIAAPNGPVEITPENILEKRKAEKLLNKIDDIF